Proteins from one Athene noctua chromosome 20, bAthNoc1.hap1.1, whole genome shotgun sequence genomic window:
- the ODF2 gene encoding outer dense fiber protein 2 isoform X1, giving the protein MKNRSSSPPLHVHVDENTPVHVHIKKGQKTTPAKCQQKHKQKIKTDTTNVCRTVRVKSKAPWMPPGKTSVGESTYKWEGPARRLEITSPDSERMLSVLRLSDLSTDEEDAVYSKMNKYEKKIDSLMNEVGTLKNKAKLQKKEEQQQRTKRLLEEQKEELNEVTQELAETEHENTLLRRNIERIKEEKDLTVLQKKYLQHEKECLMSKLSEAERDGAAAARQIHALKNTIGRLNIEKHMSSSDINGLTRQKELLLQKLSTFEETNRTLRELLREQHNREKDAQKILERQGALLKRLADSDAEKMQLQMKLREKEEEVDNLTIQIQAEKDQAKTACELSKSMETVRGRLQAQLRNKEAENNRLTIQIRNLERSEAQHKAEVEFTMEQLKELRQKADRDKEALKKAIRAQKERAERSEEYAGQLTVQLAEKDSYIAEALSTLESWRSRYNKVVKDKSDLELEIVTLNSRVADLLEQLATLEDKMRDDRENLMDKLREQTTETTSFKMENERLKSSVVPMEEKLNQAQMEVQQLKSSVRNYEGLIENYKSQVLKAQIEADDVAAKLEKCDKENKTLKDEMNKEIELARKQFQCRLAELEKLPEILKITETQLAECQDQLQSYEKKNVDLSIIIADLRQRIELQGDKMEMTRERYQSAQEDKKQLTLKVEELERKLETTSAQNIEFLQVIAKREESIHQCQLRLEEKTRECSSLARQLEMAIEDARRQVEQTRERATSRERAAQSKMLDLETQLSRNKTELNQLRRSKDDAERRFESRLQDLKDRLEQSESTNRSMQNYVQFLKSSYANVFGESALLGSTSRSHSSP; this is encoded by the exons GGACCAGCTCGACGCCTCGAAATTACTTCTCCAGATTCCGAAAGAATGCTCTCAGTATTGCGCCTGAGTGACCTCTCTACAGATGAGGAGGATGCTGTTTACAGCAAAATGAACAAATATGAAAAGAAGATAGATAGCCTGATGAATGAGGTGGGAACGCTGAAGAATAAG GCCAAGCTACAGAAAAAGGAGGAACAGCAGCAAAGGACAAAGCGTCTCCTTGAGGAGCAGAAAGAAGAACTGAATGAGGTCACACAAGAGCTGGCAGAAACAGAACACGAGAATACGCTGCTCAGGCGCAATATTGAGCgcataaaggaagagaaagatctGACTGT GCTACAGAAAAAGTACTTGCAGCACGAGAAAGAATGTTTGATGTCCAAGCTGAGCGAGGCAGAAAGggatggagcagcagcagctagGCAGATCCATGCCCTGAAAAACACAATTGGGAGACTCAACATT GAGAAACACATGAGCAGTTCAGACATTAACGGACTGACAAGACAAAAAGAGCTTCTGCTCCAGAAGTTGAGCACCTTTGAAGAAACCAACCGGACACTACGAGAACTTCTCAGAGAGCAGCACAACAGGGAG AAGGATGCTCAGAAGATACTGGAGCGGCAAGGAGCACTACTGAAAAGGCTGGCTGACTCAGATGCAGAGAAAATG CAACTTCAGATGAAGCTTCGGGAGAAAGAAGAAGAAGTGGACAATCTTACCATTCAGATACAGGCAGAAAAG GACCAAGCAAAGACAGCATGCGAACTCTCCAAATCTATGGAGACTGTGAGAGGCCGCTTACAAGCACAACTGCGAAACAAAGAAGCTGAGAACAACCGTCTGACTATACAGATACGG aATCTGGAGCGCAGTGAAGCTCAGCATAAGGCAGAGGTGGAATTTACCATGGAACAACTGAAAGAACTAAGGCAGAAGGCAGACCGTGATAAAGAGGCCCTGAAGAAAGCCATCCGTGCACAGAAAGAGCGGGCAGAGCGGAGTGAGGAGTATGCAGGGCAGTTGACTGTCCAGCTAGCAGAAAAG GACAGTTACATTGCTGAGGCACTGTCTACTCTGGAGTCCTGGAGGAGTCGCTACAACAAAGTAGTAAAGGACAAGAGTGACCTTGAACTGGAAATTGTTACGCTGAACAG CCGTGTTGCAGACTTGCTGGAACAGCTGGCAACCCTGGAGGACAAGATGCGGGACGACAGAGAAAATTTGATGGATAAATTACGTGAACAGACTACAGAGACCACTTCTTTCAAAATGGAGAATGAAAGGCTAAAG tctaGTGTGGTCCCAATGGAGGAAAAGCTGAACCAGGCGCAGATGGAAGTGCAGCAGCTCAAGAGCTCTGTCAGGAACTATGAAGGGCTGATTGAAAACTACAAGTCACAG GTGTTGAAGGCCCAAATCGAAGCAGATGATGTGGCAGCAAAACTGGAGAAGTGTGATAAAGAGAACAAGACACTAAAGGATGAAATGAACAAGGAGATTGAACTG GCACGTAAGCAGTTCCAGTGTCGGCTTGCTGAACTGGAGAAGCTGCCTGAGATCCTAAAGATCACAGAGACACAGCTAGCAGAATGTCAGGACCAGCTTCAGAGTTATGAGAAGAAGAACGTGGACCTGTCTATCATCATTGCAGATCTTCGTCAGCGG ATTGAGCTCCAGGGGGACAAAATGGAGATGACAAGAGAGAGATATCAGTCTGCCCAGGAGGACAAAAAGCAGCTAACCTTGAAGGTGGAAGAGCTAGAAAG AAAACTAGAGACAACGAGTGCCCAGAACATAGAATTCCTTCAGGTCATAGCAAAACGTGAGGAGTCGATTCACCAGTGTCAGCTGCGGTTAGAGGAGAAGACCCGTGAATGTAGCTCCTTGGCACGTCAGTTGGAGATGGCCATTGAGGATGCCAGAAGACAA GTGGAACAAACTCGAGAACGAGCAACATCTAGAGAGAGGGCAGCCCAGTCCAAGATGTTGGATTTGGAGACCCAGCTGAGTAGGAATAAAACGGAGCTGAACCAATTGCGTCGGAGCAAAGATGAT GCAGAGCGCCGGTTTGAAAGTCGCCTACAGGATTTAAAGGATCGGCTGGAGCAGTCGGAGAGCACCAACCGCAGCATGCAAAACTACGTCCAGTTCCTCAAGTCTTCCTATGCCAATGTTTTTGGAGAAAGTGCCTTGCTGGGCTCCACCAGCCGCTCTCATTCTTCTCCATGA
- the ODF2 gene encoding outer dense fiber protein 2 isoform X2, whose amino-acid sequence MPPGKTSVGESTYKWEGPARRLEITSPDSERMLSVLRLSDLSTDEEDAVYSKMNKYEKKIDSLMNEVGTLKNKAKLQKKEEQQQRTKRLLEEQKEELNEVTQELAETEHENTLLRRNIERIKEEKDLTVLQKKYLQHEKECLMSKLSEAERDGAAAARQIHALKNTIGRLNIEKHMSSSDINGLTRQKELLLQKLSTFEETNRTLRELLREQHNREKDAQKILERQGALLKRLADSDAEKMQLQMKLREKEEEVDNLTIQIQAEKDQAKTACELSKSMETVRGRLQAQLRNKEAENNRLTIQIRNLERSEAQHKAEVEFTMEQLKELRQKADRDKEALKKAIRAQKERAERSEEYAGQLTVQLAEKDSYIAEALSTLESWRSRYNKVVKDKSDLELEIVTLNSRVADLLEQLATLEDKMRDDRENLMDKLREQTTETTSFKMENERLKSSVVPMEEKLNQAQMEVQQLKSSVRNYEGLIENYKSQVLKAQIEADDVAAKLEKCDKENKTLKDEMNKEIELARKQFQCRLAELEKLPEILKITETQLAECQDQLQSYEKKNVDLSIIIADLRQRIELQGDKMEMTRERYQSAQEDKKQLTLKVEELERKLETTSAQNIEFLQVIAKREESIHQCQLRLEEKTRECSSLARQLEMAIEDARRQVEQTRERATSRERAAQSKMLDLETQLSRNKTELNQLRRSKDDAERRFESRLQDLKDRLEQSESTNRSMQNYVQFLKSSYANVFGESALLGSTSRSHSSP is encoded by the exons GGACCAGCTCGACGCCTCGAAATTACTTCTCCAGATTCCGAAAGAATGCTCTCAGTATTGCGCCTGAGTGACCTCTCTACAGATGAGGAGGATGCTGTTTACAGCAAAATGAACAAATATGAAAAGAAGATAGATAGCCTGATGAATGAGGTGGGAACGCTGAAGAATAAG GCCAAGCTACAGAAAAAGGAGGAACAGCAGCAAAGGACAAAGCGTCTCCTTGAGGAGCAGAAAGAAGAACTGAATGAGGTCACACAAGAGCTGGCAGAAACAGAACACGAGAATACGCTGCTCAGGCGCAATATTGAGCgcataaaggaagagaaagatctGACTGT GCTACAGAAAAAGTACTTGCAGCACGAGAAAGAATGTTTGATGTCCAAGCTGAGCGAGGCAGAAAGggatggagcagcagcagctagGCAGATCCATGCCCTGAAAAACACAATTGGGAGACTCAACATT GAGAAACACATGAGCAGTTCAGACATTAACGGACTGACAAGACAAAAAGAGCTTCTGCTCCAGAAGTTGAGCACCTTTGAAGAAACCAACCGGACACTACGAGAACTTCTCAGAGAGCAGCACAACAGGGAG AAGGATGCTCAGAAGATACTGGAGCGGCAAGGAGCACTACTGAAAAGGCTGGCTGACTCAGATGCAGAGAAAATG CAACTTCAGATGAAGCTTCGGGAGAAAGAAGAAGAAGTGGACAATCTTACCATTCAGATACAGGCAGAAAAG GACCAAGCAAAGACAGCATGCGAACTCTCCAAATCTATGGAGACTGTGAGAGGCCGCTTACAAGCACAACTGCGAAACAAAGAAGCTGAGAACAACCGTCTGACTATACAGATACGG aATCTGGAGCGCAGTGAAGCTCAGCATAAGGCAGAGGTGGAATTTACCATGGAACAACTGAAAGAACTAAGGCAGAAGGCAGACCGTGATAAAGAGGCCCTGAAGAAAGCCATCCGTGCACAGAAAGAGCGGGCAGAGCGGAGTGAGGAGTATGCAGGGCAGTTGACTGTCCAGCTAGCAGAAAAG GACAGTTACATTGCTGAGGCACTGTCTACTCTGGAGTCCTGGAGGAGTCGCTACAACAAAGTAGTAAAGGACAAGAGTGACCTTGAACTGGAAATTGTTACGCTGAACAG CCGTGTTGCAGACTTGCTGGAACAGCTGGCAACCCTGGAGGACAAGATGCGGGACGACAGAGAAAATTTGATGGATAAATTACGTGAACAGACTACAGAGACCACTTCTTTCAAAATGGAGAATGAAAGGCTAAAG tctaGTGTGGTCCCAATGGAGGAAAAGCTGAACCAGGCGCAGATGGAAGTGCAGCAGCTCAAGAGCTCTGTCAGGAACTATGAAGGGCTGATTGAAAACTACAAGTCACAG GTGTTGAAGGCCCAAATCGAAGCAGATGATGTGGCAGCAAAACTGGAGAAGTGTGATAAAGAGAACAAGACACTAAAGGATGAAATGAACAAGGAGATTGAACTG GCACGTAAGCAGTTCCAGTGTCGGCTTGCTGAACTGGAGAAGCTGCCTGAGATCCTAAAGATCACAGAGACACAGCTAGCAGAATGTCAGGACCAGCTTCAGAGTTATGAGAAGAAGAACGTGGACCTGTCTATCATCATTGCAGATCTTCGTCAGCGG ATTGAGCTCCAGGGGGACAAAATGGAGATGACAAGAGAGAGATATCAGTCTGCCCAGGAGGACAAAAAGCAGCTAACCTTGAAGGTGGAAGAGCTAGAAAG AAAACTAGAGACAACGAGTGCCCAGAACATAGAATTCCTTCAGGTCATAGCAAAACGTGAGGAGTCGATTCACCAGTGTCAGCTGCGGTTAGAGGAGAAGACCCGTGAATGTAGCTCCTTGGCACGTCAGTTGGAGATGGCCATTGAGGATGCCAGAAGACAA GTGGAACAAACTCGAGAACGAGCAACATCTAGAGAGAGGGCAGCCCAGTCCAAGATGTTGGATTTGGAGACCCAGCTGAGTAGGAATAAAACGGAGCTGAACCAATTGCGTCGGAGCAAAGATGAT GCAGAGCGCCGGTTTGAAAGTCGCCTACAGGATTTAAAGGATCGGCTGGAGCAGTCGGAGAGCACCAACCGCAGCATGCAAAACTACGTCCAGTTCCTCAAGTCTTCCTATGCCAATGTTTTTGGAGAAAGTGCCTTGCTGGGCTCCACCAGCCGCTCTCATTCTTCTCCATGA
- the GLE1 gene encoding mRNA export factor GLE1, giving the protein MEPWGDAAGIAMEPRQLRWKTLEALRASSKGRLKYYRHWHQDEDILEGCISPLVLSPYSGWVLDRVIGQSAQEITLSRSSTPKGSTPLTNRSCSLEQITSASQQGSSPPSSTDPNETKGNDELGLLEMDQEDLPAVLPSKVTEVEGCIQMYEEMHRLKGKEGLRQRQEQQEQMVRAVYALASEQLKRFDELKELKQHQEFQDLQEVMEKSLKEAQGQQEKLKEEHRHRAKILNLKLREAEQQRQRQEELERLRKEEGQERLRRLYSIQEEVLQLNQQIDPNYRHKDLPRIDLSAYSNRGNQICGLVSGLIRTTSERGFPTQVDVANTERALQEMRGLISSMQQEIAAAVKEKMRDEEEERQKQKELLKKEQLKAQTPAPAQQSAGKQQKEGFQVKGEESTMQWYQQLQGVAEQCVASFSEISNCKDNNEVKKIKTDLQKAATIPVSQISRIAGSQLREVFDKINNLLSGKSVQSGGRTVSVTQHPQGLDFVYYKLAEKFVSQGEEEVASHHDAAFPIAVVASGIWELHPRVGDLFLAHLHKKCPYSVPFYPALKEGTSMEEYQRMLGYQVKDSKVEEQDHFLKRMSGLIRLYAAIIQLQWPYGNKEGTHPHGLNYGWRWLAQVLNMEPLADVTATVLLDFLEVCGNALMKQYKAQFWKIMVLIQEDYIPRIEAITSSGQMGSLMRFKKFMEDCLEQKKIPLPKGTLQPSFWKS; this is encoded by the exons ATGGAGCCGTGGGGCGACGCGGCTGGGATCGCCATGGAGCCTCGGCAGCTCCGCTGGAAGACTCTGGAGGCTCTGCGCGCCTCCAGCAAGGGCCGGCTGAAGTACTACCGGCACTGGCACCAGGATGAG gATATCTTGGAAGGATGCATATCTCCTCTTGTGCTGTCCCCTTATTCTGGCTGGGTCCTAGACAGAGTGATTGGGCAATCAGCCCAAGAAATCACACTTTCCAGAAGTTCAACACCTAAAGGATCCACTCCCCTCACAAACCGGTCCTGTTCTCTGGAGCAGATCACATCTGCTAGCCAGCAGGGCTCTTCACCACCTTCATCTACAGACCCAAATGAAACTAAG GGAAATGATGAACTTGGTCTGCTGGAAATGGATCAGGAAGACCTTCCAGCAGTTCTGCCATCTAAAGTTACAGAGGTTGAAGGCTGCATTCAGATGTATGAAGAGATGCACAGGTTGAAAGGAAAG GAGGGGCTAAGGCAACGgcaggagcagcaagagcagatgGTGAGGGCAGTGTATGCCCTGGCAAGTGAACAACTGAAGCGCTTTGATGAACTGAAGGAGCTAAAGCAGCATCAGGAATTCCAGGATTTGCAAGAAGTAATGGAGAAGAG CTTAAAGGAGGCTCAGGGACAGCAAGAGAAGTTGAAGGAAGAACACCGACACAGAGCTAAG ATATTAAACCTCAAACTGCGtgaggcagagcagcagaggcagcgTCAGGAAGAGCTGGAGCGTCTGCGTAAGGAAGAGGGCCAGGAAAGATTGCGTCGCCTTTATTCCATCCAGGAGGAAGTGCTACAGCTCAACCAGCAGATTGATCCCAATTATAGACACAAAGACTTGCCAAGAATCGATCTTTCTGCGTACAGTAATCGTGGCAACCAGATCTGTGGGCTGGTGTCAGGACTCATCCGCACCACAAGCGAG AGAGGTTTCCCTACCCAAGTGGATGTGGCCAATACTGAACGAGCACTGCAGGAGATGCGAGGGTTGATATCCAGCATGCAGCAAGAAATCGCTGCAGCTGTGAAAGAAAAGATGAGAGATGAAGAGGAAGAGAGGCAAAAGCAGAAAGAGTTACTGAAAAAAGAACAGTTGAAGGCTCAGACTCCTGCCCCTGCACAgcagtcagcaggaaagcagcagaaggaag gaTTTCAggtgaaaggagaagaaagtacCATGCAGTGGTACCAGCAACTTCAAGGTGTTGCTGAGCAGTGCGTTGCTTCTTTTAGTGAAATCAGCAACTGCAAAGACAACAATGAG gTTAAGAAGATAAAAACAGACTTGCAGAAAGCAGCTACAATCCCTGTGAGCCAGATCTCTAGAATAGCAG GCTCTCAGCTGAGAGAGGTATTTGACAAGATCAATAACCTGCTCTCTGGAAAGTCTGTTCAGAGTGGAGGGCGAACTGTATCAGTGACTCAGCATCCACAGGGTCTGGATTTTGTTTATTACAAACTTGCAGAGAAATTTGTG AGTCAAGGAGAAGAAGAAGTAGCTTCTCACCATGATGCAGCTTTCCCAATTGCTGTGGTGGCCTCAGGAATCTGGGAACTACACCCTCGAGTTGGAGACCTCTTTTTAGCTCATCTGCACAAAAAGTGCCCCTATTCTGTGCCATTTTACCCTGCATTGAAAGAAGGGACTTCTATGGAAGAGTATCAAAG GATGCTTGGATATCAAGTTAAGGATTCTAAGGTGGAAGAGCAAGATCACTTTCTTAAACGGATGTCAGGACTGATTCGTCTTTATGCTGCTATCATTCAACTCCAGTGGCCTTATGGAAACAAAGAGGGG ACACATCCTCATGGACTGAACTATGGATGGCGCTGGCTTGCTCAGGTCTTGAatatggagcctctggcagatgTGACAGCCACAGTTCTTCTAGATTTTCTGGAG GTGTGTGGCAACGCTCTCATGAAACAATATAAGGCTCAGTTCTGGAAAATTATGGTGCTTATCCAAGAAGACTATATCCCAAG AATTGAAGCAATCACCAGCTCTGGACAGATGGGCTCTTTAATGCGTTTCAAGAAATTCATGGAG GATTGTTTAGAGCAGAAGAAAATTCCGTTGCCAAAGGGCACTCTGCAGCCTTCCTTTTGGAAATCATAA